ACTGTCTAAAATGAACATGATGGGCATGGGGCCAGAGATGATCAAGCATGTCATGAAAAAACACAATGCCCTGACGCTTCCACAACTAATCGAGTTGGCTCAGGAGCAGGGAGTAAAGTTGGTCGCTTGTACGATGACGATGGACTTGCTCGGTCTCAAACAGGAGGAATTGCTCGACGGAATGGAGTATGCAGGTGTAGCCGCTTATTTGGGGGATGCGACACAGGCAAAAGTAAACCTATTTATTTAAAACAGCCCGCGTAGGCGCTCGCTTGACATTACCTGTATTTCGCATAAGATACCTGTATGTAAGGTTGTTCCAAGATTGATACGTATGCCTTGTCGTGAAACAGGAGGAATTCATATGGATTACAACTACAGTGACGATATCAAAAGACGTTTACGCCGAATCCAGGGACAGGTTGGCGGTGTGCTGAAAATGATGGACGAGCAGAAAAACTGCAAAGACGTAGTAGCGCAGCTCTCCGCTGTTCGCAACGCTTCAGACAAGGCGATTGCCCAGATTGTAGCGGAAAACCTGCAACGCTGTTTGTTAGAAGAGCAGGCTGCTGGAGGAGACACGAGCAAGCTGGTGAAAGAAGCGGTAGAGCTTTTGGTCAAGAGCCGTTAAACCGATTTTGGAGAGGAGCTTCCTATGAGTTTCACTACGATTCTTTTGCTGATCGCCTATGCGGTAATTATTTGGTATGTCATCTCTCGCTTCGTTCCTGTGAAAGGATTGGAAAATCTCAAGTCAGATCAGTTCAAGGAACGGGTCAACCAAAAAAGCAGGGTGCTGCTCATCGACGTACGTGAACCGCACGAATATAAAGCGGGTCATATTCCATCAGCGGTGAACATCCCTTTGTCTCAGCTCGACCATCGTGCAAAAGAAATTTCCAGCAAGAACGATATATTGCTATACTGCCGGAGCGGGATGCGAAGTAAGCAGGCAGCAAAAATGTTAAAGAAACACGGCATTCCTCAGATGGCTCATCTGCAAGGCGGATTCATTACCTGGAATGGTTCGACGAAAAAGAAGTAACAGCTAGCACCTGGTGTACGTGTGAATACCCGGGTGCTTTTTTTTATGCGATGAAAAAACAGGGTTGACATTTTGTTTCGTTGTAACTAAAATGATTACAACAGGGCGATGCGGTAACGCCTATTATTTTCGAGAGAGTTGTAACTAATTCGGTTACATCTACAACATACAAAACGGAGGGAATATCATTATGAAGATTGCAATTGTAGCAGCAAGCGGTAAAGCAGGTAAGGTGATTATGAAAGAGGCGTTGGATCGTGGTCATCAAGTGACAGCGATTGTACGTGATGCATCCAAAATTGAGCAAGCCGACGTAGCTGTGATTCAGAAAGATGTGTTTGACCTGACAGCAGCAGATTTGAACGGCTTTGACGTAGTCGTGAACGCTTTTGGTGCACCAGCAGGTCAGGAACATCTGCATGTAGAGTCAGGGAAGGCTTTGATTGAGGCGTTGAAGGGTGCTCCTTCTACACGTCTGCTCGCTGTAGGTGGTGCAGGCAGTCTGTTTGTAGACGAAGCCAAAACACTGCGTCTCGTAGAAACTCCTGATTTCCCTAAGGCTTACTTGGCAACTGCGCAAAAGCATGGAGAATACTTGCGTGTATTGGAAGAGTCAAACGGCATTCAATGGACGTATATGAGTCCATCTGCCTTTTTTGATCCAGCAGGGGAGAGAACAGGCGCGTACCAACTCGGAAAAGATCATCTGTTAGTGAACGCTAGCGGACAGAGCTATGTGAGCTATGCCGATTATGCTGTAGCCATGCTTGATGAAATCGAAAATCCGAAGCATCGCAATGAGCGCTTCACAGTAGGCTCCTAATCTCGATTCGAATTGGGCTCCTTAACAAAAAGACCAGCTTCCTACTAAAGGATAGCTGGTCTTTGTTGTGTATCGAGATTATCTACCAATCCCACCGACGAATGGGTAGGAAAACGGGCGTCCATTTAAGGAATAAATGATACCTTTGATCGGGTAGTAGATCGCCATCAGTCCAAACACAATCAGGAACGGAATCCCAATCAGCAAGAAAGTGAAGAACCAAGAAATAGCGATGAGCACCGTCATAATGATGTGGAAAAACAAAGCTTGCAGCGCCATATTTTTGGCGTCACGATTTTGTACGAGCAGCCAGACAAGAATGGGCACAAGGATCGGTGCAAAAAATGTGCTAGCGTGCGTTATGACTTTTACACCTTTATAATCCATAAATAAGTCCTCCTTGATTAGATGTAAAACTTGATCTACTGTCATTGTACCGTATGGAAACAGCTCGAAAAACCATCATGAGCGTGATTATTTACTCCGACTATAGACGGAGGAATTTTTATTTCCATTCGTTTACTGTTATAGTAGTAAGAAAATCTTTCGTTTTTGGTAGATAATTCGTAATGTTTTTTGGATATGATAAATGGATAAGCAAGAACTGAGAAGGGAGCATATAGACATGATGATCGATTGTCATCATCCAGCCAGTATGAAGGATCGGATGATGTTCTTCTATAATTTTTTGCGGTCACCTGGACAGGTAGGCAGTATTACTCCTAGCTCCCGTGCGCTTTGTAAACAAATGGTTGCGCCCATCGACTGGGAGCACGCACATACAATTGTGGAATTAGGAGCAGGAACGGGGATTTTTACGAAGTGGATCGAGCAAAAGAAAAAACCAGAAGCCGTACTGGTATCCTTTGAAAAGGAGACC
This genomic stretch from Brevibacillus sp. DP1.3A harbors:
- a CDS encoding DsrE/DsrF/DrsH-like family protein, whose amino-acid sequence is MEKQKEKTTIVLFSGDLDKAIAAFIIANGAAAYDHDVTIFFTFWGLNTMRKDEIVKVEKGWLEKAFGWMMPRGAKKLGLSKMNMMGMGPEMIKHVMKKHNALTLPQLIELAQEQGVKLVACTMTMDLLGLKQEELLDGMEYAGVAAYLGDATQAKVNLFI
- a CDS encoding metal-sensitive transcriptional regulator, with the translated sequence MDYNYSDDIKRRLRRIQGQVGGVLKMMDEQKNCKDVVAQLSAVRNASDKAIAQIVAENLQRCLLEEQAAGGDTSKLVKEAVELLVKSR
- a CDS encoding rhodanese-like domain-containing protein, with translation MSFTTILLLIAYAVIIWYVISRFVPVKGLENLKSDQFKERVNQKSRVLLIDVREPHEYKAGHIPSAVNIPLSQLDHRAKEISSKNDILLYCRSGMRSKQAAKMLKKHGIPQMAHLQGGFITWNGSTKKK
- a CDS encoding NAD(P)-dependent oxidoreductase, which gives rise to MKIAIVAASGKAGKVIMKEALDRGHQVTAIVRDASKIEQADVAVIQKDVFDLTAADLNGFDVVVNAFGAPAGQEHLHVESGKALIEALKGAPSTRLLAVGGAGSLFVDEAKTLRLVETPDFPKAYLATAQKHGEYLRVLEESNGIQWTYMSPSAFFDPAGERTGAYQLGKDHLLVNASGQSYVSYADYAVAMLDEIENPKHRNERFTVGS
- a CDS encoding DUF4870 domain-containing protein, with protein sequence MDYKGVKVITHASTFFAPILVPILVWLLVQNRDAKNMALQALFFHIIMTVLIAISWFFTFLLIGIPFLIVFGLMAIYYPIKGIIYSLNGRPFSYPFVGGIGR